A single Methanolobus sp. ZRKC5 DNA region contains:
- the rrp4 gene encoding exosome complex RNA-binding protein Rrp4: MEREIVIPGQLLSENKTDSGPGTYVKDGKVYSLLYGVKNTKNRMSVIPFTGKYIPSPRDYVIGTVIGVTPSNWIFNISSPYDGLLHVSEYPRRVESDKMSGIMGVGSSALLRIKDVNSSMKVELSMRERGLGALDTGRVIEITPTKVPRIIGHGGSMVSMLKKETNCEIFVGQNGRIWINGNDAEMDLLNEAIELIMKHSHTSGLTERISSFLKNEDDVVSEKDETVLEDDLVVDTEDECEIREETCRKVDALLDDDDDN, from the coding sequence ATGGAACGTGAAATTGTAATTCCAGGACAGCTATTGTCCGAAAACAAGACTGATTCCGGTCCGGGTACCTATGTAAAGGACGGAAAGGTCTATTCCCTTTTATATGGAGTAAAGAATACTAAAAATAGGATGTCTGTAATTCCTTTTACCGGGAAATACATTCCATCTCCCAGGGACTATGTTATTGGTACGGTTATTGGGGTAACTCCTTCTAACTGGATATTCAATATCAGCTCTCCATATGATGGCCTGTTGCATGTGTCGGAGTATCCCAGACGTGTGGAATCTGACAAAATGTCGGGAATTATGGGTGTTGGTAGTTCAGCTTTGCTTCGCATAAAAGATGTAAATTCATCCATGAAGGTAGAACTGAGCATGAGAGAACGTGGTCTGGGGGCTCTTGATACGGGCCGGGTTATTGAAATAACTCCTACAAAGGTCCCGCGTATCATAGGACATGGTGGTTCTATGGTCTCTATGCTTAAGAAAGAAACAAATTGCGAGATATTTGTAGGTCAGAATGGAAGGATATGGATTAATGGTAATGATGCTGAAATGGACCTTCTCAATGAGGCTATTGAGCTTATAATGAAACATTCTCATACTTCCGGTTTGACGGAGAGAATTTCTAGTTTCTTGAAAAATGAAGATGATGTTGTTTCTGAGAAGGATGAAACTGTTTTGGAAGATGATCTCGTTGTGGATACGGAAGATGAATGCGAGATTAGGGAAGAAACCTGCAGAAAAGTTGATGCACTGCTGGATGATGATGATGATAATTAA
- a CDS encoding ribosome assembly factor SBDS translates to MVSLDESVIARLKKGKNHFEVFVEPEGAFALKRGEKLDMGSIIAVETIFYDAHQGDQAGESDILNTFGTNDVLEVAEQILMHGELQLTKEQRKRILEEKTRQVITFIAQNAINPQTKAPHPPSRIEKAMEEAKIHIDPIKSVDDQVSIVMKAIRPIIPIRFEEVDVAVRIPGEYAAKAYGDISKFATLIKNEWQSDGSWVAVVKMPAGLQNDFYGLVNHLSKGDAETKLL, encoded by the coding sequence ATGGTATCACTTGATGAGTCTGTGATCGCAAGACTCAAGAAAGGAAAGAATCATTTCGAAGTCTTTGTTGAACCTGAGGGTGCATTTGCCTTGAAAAGAGGCGAGAAACTCGATATGGGGAGTATAATCGCTGTAGAGACTATATTCTATGATGCTCATCAAGGTGACCAGGCTGGGGAATCTGATATTTTGAATACCTTTGGTACTAATGATGTACTGGAGGTAGCTGAGCAGATACTTATGCATGGTGAGTTACAGCTGACCAAAGAACAAAGAAAGCGTATTTTGGAAGAGAAAACTAGGCAAGTCATTACTTTTATTGCGCAAAATGCTATAAATCCCCAGACAAAAGCCCCCCATCCACCTTCCAGGATTGAAAAGGCAATGGAAGAAGCTAAAATCCATATAGATCCTATCAAAAGCGTTGACGACCAGGTAAGTATTGTCATGAAAGCCATTCGTCCGATAATACCTATAAGGTTCGAGGAAGTCGACGTTGCTGTAAGGATTCCGGGTGAATACGCAGCAAAAGCTTATGGGGATATCTCTAAATTTGCAACCCTTATCAAGAATGAATGGCAAAGTGATGGTTCATGGGTAGCAGTTGTTAAAATGCCTGCAGGTCTGCAGAACGATTTCTATGGCCTTGTCAATCACCTCTCAAAAGGGGATGCTGAAACTAAATTATTATGA
- the psmA gene encoding archaeal proteasome endopeptidase complex subunit alpha has protein sequence MQMTPQMGYDRAITVFSPDGRLFQVEYAREAVKRGTTAAGIKAKDGVVLLVDKRITSRLIEAESIEKIFQIDDHIGVATSGLVADARALVDRARVEAQVNMVSYDEPIGVEVIAKKICDHKQTYTQYGGVRPYGTALLIAGVDDSRPRLFETDPSGALLEYKATAIGAGRNAFMEIFESDYKADMDVDAAIMLGMKALYTSTEGKIDAATLELGTVTLDDRQFRKLSEEEVATYVSRVREELKGTEEEKKDDSESQDETTE, from the coding sequence ATGCAAATGACACCACAGATGGGATATGATCGTGCCATTACTGTTTTTAGTCCAGACGGACGTCTCTTTCAGGTAGAATATGCAAGAGAGGCAGTTAAGAGGGGTACAACCGCAGCAGGAATCAAAGCAAAAGATGGTGTGGTATTGCTTGTGGATAAAAGAATCACAAGCAGGTTGATAGAAGCTGAATCCATTGAGAAGATCTTCCAGATAGATGATCACATTGGTGTTGCTACTTCAGGACTGGTAGCAGATGCTCGTGCTCTTGTAGACCGGGCCAGGGTAGAGGCTCAGGTAAATATGGTATCATACGATGAGCCAATAGGCGTTGAAGTGATCGCCAAGAAAATTTGTGATCACAAACAGACATACACTCAGTATGGTGGTGTCCGTCCTTACGGTACTGCTCTTCTGATAGCAGGTGTTGACGATTCCAGACCACGTCTGTTCGAAACGGATCCAAGCGGTGCATTACTTGAATACAAGGCAACAGCTATTGGAGCTGGTAGAAATGCCTTTATGGAAATATTTGAGTCAGATTACAAGGCTGATATGGATGTCGATGCTGCTATCATGTTGGGTATGAAAGCGCTCTACACTTCAACAGAAGGAAAAATAGATGCAGCTACTCTGGAACTTGGTACTGTGACCCTTGATGATCGTCAGTTCAGAAAGTTATCTGAAGAAGAAGTTGCAACTTATGTTTCAAGAGTCCGTGAAGAACTTAAAGGTACAGAAGAAGAAAAGAAAGACGACTCTGAAAGTCAGGACGAAACCACTGAATAA
- a CDS encoding Rpp14/Pop5 family protein: protein MKVLPPTMRENKRYLAFELIADGQVSRDELIREIFSASGSLLGDLGSSECNIWLFAFDDLKGVVSCEREHVWQTRAVLATITNVKGKRVSFHILGVSGTVLGATKKYLEGVDVFNPKEQSHINE, encoded by the coding sequence ATGAAGGTGCTTCCTCCTACAATGCGGGAAAATAAAAGGTATCTTGCATTTGAACTTATTGCTGATGGTCAGGTGAGCAGGGATGAACTGATAAGGGAGATATTCTCTGCATCCGGTAGTTTGCTTGGGGATCTTGGTTCGAGTGAATGCAACATATGGCTTTTTGCCTTCGATGACCTTAAAGGTGTAGTTAGCTGTGAACGGGAGCATGTGTGGCAAACACGGGCTGTTCTTGCTACAATTACCAACGTAAAAGGAAAAAGGGTTAGTTTTCATATTCTGGGTGTGTCAGGTACGGTTCTTGGAGCAACAAAAAAGTATTTAGAGGGTGTGGATGTATTTAACCCCAAAGAACAGTCACATATAAATGAATAG
- a CDS encoding ribonuclease P protein component 3, with protein MARSNFYDLSIYSEPEGKNTIEEMAALSKHFCYKGIAITNSPKSCSSERSACFGDFEVFSGVELNVDNASKLHGLIGKYRKMVDVIIVHGGSESINRAAVENSNVDVLSNFGSLKDNGFNHVLAKSANDNDVAISFDLGDIISYRGGKRVKALSNFRKNLKLVRKYDVPFLLTSNARSCYDLRAPQELIALAELFGMKRDEAICGLSATPESIISRNRPSANYVFEGVEIVSAHPDVVILDEGDNA; from the coding sequence TTGGCTAGATCCAATTTCTACGATTTGAGTATCTATTCTGAACCCGAAGGTAAAAATACGATTGAAGAAATGGCTGCCCTTTCAAAGCATTTTTGCTATAAGGGTATTGCTATTACCAATTCTCCTAAATCGTGTTCTTCTGAAAGGTCTGCTTGTTTCGGTGACTTTGAGGTTTTCAGTGGAGTTGAACTGAATGTGGATAATGCTTCAAAGTTGCATGGGCTTATAGGTAAATATCGAAAAATGGTCGATGTTATTATTGTCCATGGGGGCAGTGAAAGCATAAATAGGGCAGCTGTAGAAAATTCAAATGTAGATGTCCTTTCTAATTTTGGATCCTTAAAGGACAATGGATTTAATCATGTACTTGCCAAGTCTGCAAATGATAATGATGTGGCAATTTCTTTCGATCTTGGTGACATTATAAGTTATCGTGGTGGAAAAAGGGTAAAAGCATTATCTAATTTCAGGAAGAACCTGAAACTTGTACGTAAGTATGATGTTCCTTTCTTGCTCACAAGCAATGCCAGGTCCTGTTATGACTTGCGTGCTCCTCAGGAGTTGATTGCACTTGCAGAGCTTTTTGGTATGAAGCGTGACGAAGCTATTTGTGGTCTTTCTGCTACTCCGGAATCTATTATATCAAGGAATCGTCCTTCTGCTAATTATGTTTTTGAAGGTGTGGAAATCGTCAGTGCTCATCCGGATGTTGTTATTTTGGATGAAGGTGATAATGCATGA
- a CDS encoding RNA-binding domain-containing protein: protein MRVIAHSTEDISRVRDALDFFLRNAIGRSEDAVTDELVDVTDIEGHYGNSSVMLSSQITRKSDVVKIASFIRGHLSPDDVERLRSEMPDRLDDDQLFHIRFDKQAASLGKLVLTSSSDAIIMKLKIATYPKNRVLAGQIVEELFG, encoded by the coding sequence TTGCGCGTGATCGCGCACTCAACTGAGGATATTTCCAGGGTACGTGATGCCCTGGACTTCTTTTTACGGAATGCCATAGGCAGATCAGAAGATGCTGTTACTGATGAACTTGTAGATGTAACGGATATTGAAGGTCATTATGGCAACTCTTCCGTGATGCTCAGTTCGCAGATCACTCGCAAATCTGACGTTGTAAAGATTGCCAGTTTCATCCGGGGGCATCTGTCTCCTGATGATGTTGAGCGTCTTCGCAGTGAGATGCCTGACAGGCTGGATGATGATCAGTTATTCCATATCAGGTTTGACAAACAGGCAGCTTCTCTGGGGAAATTGGTATTGACTTCTTCTTCCGATGCTATAATCATGAAGTTAAAGATAGCCACTTATCCTAAAAACCGTGTTCTTGCGGGGCAGATCGTGGAGGAATTGTTTGGCTAG
- a CDS encoding 50S ribosomal protein L15e yields MSKSFYAYVRDAWKDPDATYVHELRWERLQEWRKEGSVTKIRRPTRIDRARSLGYKAKQGIIVARVHVRRGSLRKSRYIRGRRTQRMGKNKITAGKSIQRIAEERAGRKFPNLEVLNSYWVGEDGKLKWYEVILVDPNHPVIKSDKNLNWICNNTHKGRANRGKTSAGRKGRGMMSRGTGTEKNRPSIRSNLNRGK; encoded by the coding sequence TTGTCAAAATCATTTTACGCATACGTAAGAGACGCATGGAAAGATCCGGACGCAACATATGTCCATGAACTAAGATGGGAAAGACTTCAGGAATGGAGAAAGGAAGGGTCTGTTACAAAGATCAGACGTCCAACCCGTATAGACCGTGCTCGATCCCTTGGATACAAGGCTAAGCAGGGTATCATTGTAGCTCGTGTACATGTACGCAGAGGTAGTCTGAGAAAGTCCAGGTATATTCGTGGAAGACGTACTCAGCGCATGGGCAAGAACAAGATCACTGCCGGAAAGAGCATTCAGAGAATTGCTGAAGAGCGTGCTGGCAGAAAATTCCCTAACCTGGAAGTTCTCAACTCTTACTGGGTTGGTGAAGATGGTAAACTGAAGTGGTACGAGGTAATTCTTGTAGACCCAAACCATCCTGTGATCAAAAGCGACAAGAACCTCAACTGGATATGCAACAACACCCATAAGGGACGTGCAAACCGTGGTAAGACCAGTGCAGGCCGTAAGGGCAGAGGAATGATGTCACGTGGAACAGGTACTGAGAAGAACAGACCAAGTATCAGGTCAAACCTTAACAGGGGCAAGTGA
- a CDS encoding DUF4405 domain-containing protein: MNRIKLNYCVDAMLTILFLAVAVTGFVMYLVIPPGVPKGRYQEYLGLTKATWTLIHNRSAILMTSFTGVHLVLHQKWICCTTKNILKNEEKDSKCPITDP; the protein is encoded by the coding sequence ATGAACCGAATAAAATTGAACTATTGCGTTGATGCCATGTTGACAATATTATTCCTGGCAGTTGCAGTCACAGGATTTGTTATGTATCTTGTGATACCGCCAGGAGTGCCAAAAGGAAGATATCAGGAATATCTAGGATTAACAAAAGCCACGTGGACACTGATACACAACAGATCGGCAATTTTGATGACATCTTTTACAGGAGTACACCTGGTACTACATCAAAAGTGGATATGCTGTACAACAAAAAATATTTTGAAAAATGAAGAGAAAGATAGTAAATGCCCCATTACAGATCCTTAA
- a CDS encoding response regulator, protein MSDRDKVLIVDDEQAIVELMGLYLKSDYEVIPAYSGQEALDKVKSEKPDIILLDVMMPDMNGYEVCRVLKTSVETQFLPVVMVTALSGKDDRIKGIEVGADEFLGKPVNRLELVTRVKSLLRMKHLQDKILAERNEAMNYLDIAGFIVFVLDRDMKVNLVNAKGNDILGYGEFELIGHDFSKLLVPEILKEDVREKFEGALSGESGLPEFIEHPVIAKDGREVPVRWYNVVLKDVDDNITGILCSGEDLSKFQ, encoded by the coding sequence ATGTCAGATAGGGATAAAGTACTCATTGTTGATGACGAGCAGGCCATAGTTGAGTTAATGGGCCTTTACCTTAAGTCAGATTATGAAGTAATTCCTGCATATAGTGGGCAGGAAGCACTGGATAAGGTTAAAAGTGAAAAGCCCGACATAATTCTGCTTGATGTGATGATGCCTGATATGAATGGGTATGAGGTTTGCAGGGTTTTGAAAACATCTGTTGAAACCCAGTTCCTGCCTGTTGTTATGGTTACTGCATTATCCGGCAAAGATGATCGTATCAAAGGAATAGAAGTGGGGGCTGATGAGTTCCTTGGCAAGCCTGTAAACAGACTTGAGCTTGTTACCCGGGTCAAATCACTTTTAAGAATGAAGCATCTCCAGGATAAGATTCTTGCTGAAAGGAATGAAGCAATGAACTATCTGGATATTGCGGGTTTTATTGTTTTCGTCCTAGACAGGGATATGAAGGTCAATCTCGTTAATGCAAAAGGCAACGATATTCTGGGTTACGGTGAATTTGAACTGATAGGCCATGACTTTTCTAAATTACTTGTTCCTGAAATACTAAAGGAAGATGTCAGGGAAAAGTTTGAAGGGGCTTTAAGTGGTGAATCTGGACTGCCGGAATTCATAGAACATCCTGTCATTGCAAAGGATGGAAGGGAAGTTCCAGTACGCTGGTATAATGTTGTTCTAAAAGATGTGGATGATAATATTACTGGAATCTTGTGTTCTGGTGAAGATCTAAGTAAATTCCAGTAA
- the cobT gene encoding nicotinate mononucleotide-dependent phosphoribosyltransferase CobT yields MDTLAPEKVRLPEKPLFVCVLGNTETAYIEGLSAAGKTAKLTDYTPAGDAEVLETGTIVDIPILPMTPPYDTPTPALITRAALSITGIPHIFVNAGLKVLPAKQVPLIDIGGLPGDDIRKSTAVHNIGDAFKNAFKLGEKLAKDHDLIVIGESIPAGTTTANAVLQSLGYDGTVSSSSSSNPLSLKKQVVDDALKSSSINFGSLSGDPLKAVASVGDPMMVAVAGIAAGLGDTPVILAGGTQMASIFAVIKHLGYSTDNIKIVTTTYVVQDESANFTELASEIGATFEGVDPEFGKSSFKGLQQYEAGFVKEGVGAGGAIYLAGMFGYSLEDLRSKIEELCDELCKFGDLNRVANENI; encoded by the coding sequence ATGGATACATTAGCACCAGAAAAAGTCAGGTTACCTGAAAAACCGTTGTTTGTATGTGTTCTTGGAAACACAGAAACCGCTTATATCGAAGGTCTCTCTGCCGCAGGCAAGACTGCAAAACTAACAGATTACACGCCGGCAGGTGATGCGGAAGTCCTTGAAACAGGAACTATCGTAGATATTCCGATCCTGCCAATGACGCCTCCGTATGATACACCTACGCCTGCACTTATTACTCGTGCAGCGCTATCGATTACGGGTATTCCACATATCTTTGTGAATGCAGGCTTAAAGGTTCTTCCGGCAAAACAGGTGCCGCTTATTGACATTGGCGGGTTGCCTGGTGATGATATCAGAAAATCTACTGCTGTGCACAATATTGGGGATGCATTCAAAAATGCCTTTAAGCTTGGTGAGAAACTTGCAAAGGACCATGATCTCATTGTGATCGGGGAGAGTATTCCTGCAGGAACTACAACTGCCAATGCAGTACTTCAGTCATTGGGTTATGATGGTACTGTTAGTAGTAGTTCCAGTTCAAACCCGTTGAGTCTCAAAAAACAGGTTGTGGATGATGCTTTAAAATCTTCTTCTATTAATTTTGGTTCTTTGAGTGGGGATCCTCTCAAGGCAGTGGCATCCGTTGGTGATCCAATGATGGTTGCTGTTGCAGGAATTGCCGCAGGTCTTGGGGATACTCCTGTTATTCTTGCAGGTGGCACTCAGATGGCTTCTATATTTGCTGTTATCAAACACCTGGGCTACTCTACAGATAACATCAAAATTGTTACTACCACCTACGTTGTGCAAGACGAGTCTGCTAATTTTACAGAACTTGCAAGTGAGATTGGTGCTACTTTTGAAGGTGTTGATCCTGAATTCGGTAAATCTTCATTCAAGGGTTTGCAGCAATATGAAGCTGGTTTTGTCAAAGAAGGTGTGGGTGCAGGTGGAGCTATCTATCTGGCAGGCATGTTCGGTTATTCCCTGGAAGATCTACGCTCAAAGATTGAGGAACTTTGTGATGAGTTGTGCAAATTTGGTGATTTGAACCGGGTAGCGAACGAAAATATATAA
- the proS gene encoding proline--tRNA ligase produces MAEQEKEAALPSKENFSEWYNDLLLKGEIMDVRYPVKGLYVWFPFGFNIRRNVYDIIRKLLDRDHQEALFPLLIPENEFMKEAEHIKGFEEEVYWVTHGGTSPLDVKLALRPTSETAIYPMYKLWVRSHADLPLKLYQIVNTFRYETKHTRPLIRLREITSFKEAHTVHATWDDAAAQVDEAIRLYTEFYRQLAVPVLASKRPDWDKFPGADYTIATDALMPDGKTLQVGTAHHLGDNFAKTFDITYEDAEGEQVYAYQTCYGVSERSIASMISIHGDDKGLVLPPAVAPVQVVIIPIVFKKPEGVPEACEEVMSALEAAGIRVKMDASDSRPGAKYYKWEMRGVPVRLELGPRDLKNNAAMLARRDTGEKLQVSLDNITDEVLSLLDEIHENLYEKANASLQERIFECEDIAVIKEKLAEGIAKVFWCGNKECGLKLEEEIGAGILGIPTEQTEGCSGKCPICGADADTQVYVARTY; encoded by the coding sequence ATGGCAGAGCAAGAAAAAGAGGCTGCGCTTCCTTCAAAAGAGAATTTCAGTGAATGGTATAATGACCTTTTACTGAAAGGTGAGATTATGGACGTACGTTATCCTGTCAAAGGATTATATGTGTGGTTCCCTTTTGGTTTCAACATCAGGAGAAATGTTTACGATATCATTCGTAAGTTGCTTGATAGGGACCATCAGGAGGCATTGTTCCCCCTTCTAATTCCTGAAAATGAGTTCATGAAAGAGGCTGAACACATAAAAGGTTTTGAAGAAGAGGTTTATTGGGTAACACACGGAGGTACCTCTCCGCTGGATGTTAAACTGGCACTTCGTCCTACGAGTGAGACTGCTATTTATCCTATGTACAAGCTGTGGGTAAGGTCACATGCAGACCTGCCTCTTAAACTATACCAGATAGTTAATACATTCAGGTATGAGACTAAGCACACGCGTCCTCTTATCAGACTGCGTGAGATCACTTCCTTCAAGGAAGCACATACAGTTCATGCAACATGGGATGATGCAGCTGCTCAGGTGGATGAAGCCATTAGGCTTTATACTGAGTTCTACCGCCAACTCGCAGTTCCTGTTCTTGCATCCAAAAGACCGGACTGGGATAAATTCCCTGGTGCGGACTACACGATAGCTACTGATGCCCTGATGCCCGACGGCAAGACCTTACAGGTAGGCACGGCTCACCATCTTGGTGACAATTTTGCAAAGACATTTGACATAACCTATGAGGATGCAGAAGGTGAGCAGGTCTATGCTTATCAGACCTGTTATGGTGTTTCAGAACGTTCCATAGCTTCCATGATATCCATACACGGGGATGATAAGGGTCTGGTGCTTCCTCCTGCGGTTGCTCCGGTACAGGTTGTGATAATTCCTATCGTTTTCAAGAAGCCCGAAGGTGTTCCTGAAGCGTGTGAGGAAGTAATGAGTGCTCTTGAAGCAGCAGGTATTCGTGTAAAGATGGATGCAAGTGACAGTCGTCCTGGTGCTAAATACTATAAGTGGGAAATGCGCGGAGTTCCTGTAAGGCTGGAACTTGGTCCAAGGGACCTTAAAAATAATGCTGCAATGCTTGCACGTCGTGATACTGGCGAGAAGCTGCAGGTATCTCTCGACAATATCACAGATGAAGTTCTGTCCCTGCTTGACGAAATTCATGAGAATTTATATGAAAAGGCAAACGCAAGTTTGCAGGAACGTATTTTTGAGTGTGAGGATATTGCTGTAATTAAGGAGAAACTGGCTGAGGGAATTGCAAAGGTATTCTGGTGTGGTAATAAGGAATGTGGCCTTAAGCTTGAGGAAGAGATCGGTGCGGGTATACTTGGCATACCTACTGAGCAAACAGAAGGTTGCTCCGGCAAATGTCCTATATGTGGTGCAGATGCGGATACTCAGGTGTATGTTGCCAGGACGTACTGA
- a CDS encoding ZPR1 zinc finger domain-containing protein, which translates to MNGGESCQSFETRTSCPLCHEDLIIKWQSDDIPYFGEVMHITALCKCSFRFADTLILSQKEPMRYVLKVEGLEDLNSRVVRSTSGTIRIPELGIDVEPGSISDSFITNIEGVLDRIYNVVVTATKWSVDDEEKHSRGLEIQKTLEEVIEGKGFLTVIIEDPFGNSAIISDKAKSYALSPEDSEQLKTGMIVFDMDSSEMELDASDSEHQLKE; encoded by the coding sequence TTGAACGGTGGAGAATCCTGTCAGAGTTTTGAAACGAGAACGTCATGTCCTCTTTGCCATGAAGATTTGATAATCAAGTGGCAGAGCGACGATATACCTTATTTTGGTGAGGTGATGCACATTACTGCATTATGTAAATGCAGTTTCAGATTTGCTGATACCTTAATTCTTTCACAGAAAGAGCCAATGAGGTATGTGTTGAAGGTAGAGGGTCTTGAGGATCTCAATAGCAGGGTAGTACGTTCCACTTCTGGTACCATTCGTATACCTGAACTTGGGATTGACGTGGAACCCGGTTCAATTTCAGATTCTTTTATCACAAACATTGAAGGGGTTCTTGACCGGATCTACAATGTGGTCGTCACTGCTACCAAATGGTCTGTGGATGATGAAGAGAAACATTCCCGTGGACTTGAGATTCAAAAAACACTTGAAGAGGTAATTGAGGGCAAAGGATTTCTTACTGTTATAATCGAGGATCCTTTCGGCAATAGTGCTATTATTTCTGACAAGGCTAAATCCTATGCACTTTCTCCAGAAGATTCTGAACAACTTAAGACTGGGATGATAGTCTTTGATATGGATTCTTCAGAGATGGAACTTGATGCCTCCGACTCTGAGCATCAGTTAAAGGAATGA
- the sepF gene encoding cell division protein SepF, which produces MANIVNKLFGSSSKSSTTEDEYTELDLTKYEEVMDDEPAETYIRVAELTNLNELTSLKKEIYDGNIVMIDISNIKVDKLLLDRALKDLKEVVMDVHGDIAGIKEDQVLVTPMGIKIDRSKLTGGRY; this is translated from the coding sequence ATGGCAAATATCGTGAACAAATTATTTGGTAGCAGCAGCAAAAGCTCAACCACTGAGGATGAATATACAGAACTTGACCTCACTAAGTATGAAGAGGTAATGGATGATGAACCTGCAGAGACCTATATACGGGTTGCAGAGCTCACAAACCTCAATGAGCTGACCTCACTCAAAAAAGAAATCTATGACGGTAATATTGTAATGATAGATATATCCAACATCAAAGTGGACAAGTTATTGCTTGACCGTGCTTTGAAGGATCTCAAAGAGGTCGTAATGGATGTTCATGGTGACATTGCCGGCATCAAGGAAGACCAGGTCCTGGTAACACCGATGGGTATCAAGATCGACAGGTCAAAGTTAACTGGTGGAAGATATTGA
- a CDS encoding RNA-binding protein, with translation MKIKSRVQLRKSAKNQLLSDITSIFGEAVKKLEKSKFETANIEDLSLVLVDGEPLLFQINGFYFPTVKGVLNLGLTKNVVKVDSGAVRFVVNGADIMCPGIVDADSDIGENDPVIIIEEAHGKPLAIGTALMPGADMVGNKGKAVRSIHYVGDKLWNLDI, from the coding sequence TTGAAAATAAAATCCAGGGTACAGCTAAGAAAATCAGCAAAGAATCAACTTCTGAGCGATATCACTTCTATCTTTGGTGAAGCGGTAAAGAAGCTTGAAAAGAGCAAGTTTGAAACGGCAAACATAGAGGATCTGTCGCTTGTACTTGTTGACGGGGAGCCGCTGTTGTTCCAGATAAATGGCTTTTACTTCCCTACTGTAAAAGGAGTCCTGAATCTTGGTCTGACCAAAAACGTGGTAAAAGTTGATTCCGGTGCCGTTCGTTTTGTTGTAAACGGCGCTGACATCATGTGCCCGGGAATTGTTGATGCTGACTCTGATATAGGTGAAAATGATCCTGTTATCATAATTGAAGAGGCTCATGGCAAACCTCTTGCCATTGGCACAGCTTTGATGCCAGGTGCTGATATGGTTGGAAATAAGGGTAAAGCCGTAAGGTCCATACATTACGTGGGTGATAAGCTCTGGAATCTGGACATCTGA